CATCCCGTACGTCTGGTTCCCGGCCGAGGCGACCGCGGACGGCGCGCCGGCGGTGCGCGACATCCGCACCGGCGAGCAGACCGGCGCGGACGACGCGAGCTGGCTGCCGCCGGACGCCGACCTGCGCCCGTCCGTGATCCAGCCCGACGACGAGCAGGGAGAGTGAGCGAGATGGAGCACCGCAGGCTCGGCAGGACCGGCCGCGACGTGTCGGTGGTGGGGCTGGGCTGCTGGCAGCTCGGCGCTGACTGGGGCGAGGTCAGCGAGCAGGACGCGCTCGCCACGCTGCACGCGGCGGCCGACGCCGGTGTCACGTTCTTCGACACCGCGGACGTCTACGGCGACGGACGCAGCGAGCGGCTGGTGGGCCAGCTCCTGCGCGCGCGGCCGGACGACGGCTTGTTCGCCGCGACCAAGATGGGTCGGCGCGCTGACCCGCACGTGGCGGCCGCGTTCACCGGCGAGAACCTGCGCGCCTGGAACGACCGCAGCCGGCGCAACCTCGGGGTCGACGTCCTGGACCTCGTGCAGCTGCACTGCCCGCCGACGTCCGTGCTGTCCGACGACAGGGTGTACGACGAGCTGGACGCGATGGTCGACGAGGGGCGCCTGCGCGCCTACGGGGTGTCCGTCGAGACCGTGGACGAGGCGCTGACCGCGATCGCCCGCCCGCACGTCGCGAGCATCCAGATCATCCTGAACGTGTTCCGGCGCAAGCCCCTGGAGCGGGTGCTGCCGGCTGCGGTGGAGGCTGGGGTCGGCATCGTCGTCCGGGTGCCGCTGGCCAGCGGGCTGCTCAGCGGGAAGTACGACGAGACCACGACGTTCGCCGCGGACGACCACCGCACCTACAACCGGTCGGGTGAGGCGTTCGACGTGGGCGAGACGTTCGCGGGCGTGCCCTTCGAGGTCGGCGTCGAGGCCGCCCGCGAGGTGGCCGCGCTCACGCCGTCGGGTGCGACGACCGCCCAGCTGGCGCTGCGCTGGGTGCTCGACCGCCCCGGCGTGAGCGTCGTCATCCCGGGGGCGCGGACCGCCGACCAGGCGCGGGCGAACGCCGCCTCGGCCGAGCTGGCCCCGCTGGACACGACCACCGACGAGCGGCTCGAGGAGATCTACGACCGCCTCGTCCGGGCCCACGTGCACGACCGCTGGTAGCGGGGCAGGGGCACCAGCCGCGGGTCACCAGCCGCGGGTGCGGCCCGGCGTCCGCGCACCCGAGGTCTTCACCTCGGCGCGCCGGCTGCGCATGGCCAGCTGGGCTCGCTCCTGCGCGAACACGAGCTTCGCGAACCGCTCGGCGTGCTGGTGCGGCAGGTCCACGAACGACCCGCGCAGCCCGAAGTTGCCGACCGCGATGACGGTGAGCCGGACCGGGACCCGACCGGCTCCCTCGGGCAGCTCGACGTCGATGCTGAGCACCGTGCCGGGCGTCACGGTCCCCGCGGTGCCGACGTCGAGGGTGGCCAGCATGCCGCCGGCGGAGATGTTGCGGGTCCGGCCGCGGACGACCACGGAGGCCAGGTCGGGGTTCTCGGGTGGGGCCGGCAGGGTCACGTGGATCGTCAGCTCGAGCTCGCCGCGCACCTCGTTGCGGCGCTGGGTCGGCGCGGCCGGGGGAGCGCCCAGGGCCAGCACCATGCCGCTCCCGTCGTCGACTACCCGGGCCGGCAGCGACAGCAGCCCCGTCGGGGTGGACAGCTGGGCCTCACCCGGCCCCAGGCCGAGCGCGTCGCTGGGCCCGATGACGGCGACCCGTGCGCCCGCGCCGGCTCCTCCGTCGGAGTCCAGGTGGGCCTCGGCGAGGGTCTTGAGGGTCATCCGCTGACCGCCGGCCCGCAGCGTGAGGGTCGAGCCAGCCGCGATGGTGACGTCCATTCCCGCTGAGCCCTCCTCAGTGCTCGTCCGAGAAAGCGCGCACAGTGCTGCTTCTCGACCTGCCTATCGGCCGCCGACGACCATAAAGGAGACAATGAGTCACGCGAAATCCGATGCGGGACGACACACCCGGGCACCGTAGGATTCACCCCGAAAGCCGAATCCGACCACCCCGAGGGGGTACCCCCGTGTTGCGCACGCACGAGGTGGGCACGCTGCGTGCCGACCACGCCGGACAGACCGTCACGCTCACCGGATGGGTCGGCGGTCGCCGCGATCACGGTGGGGTGGCCTTCCTGGACCTGCGCGACGCGAGCGGCATCGCCCAGGTCGTCGTCCGCGACGAGGTGCTCGAGTCGTCCGGTGCCCACGGGCTGCGCAACGAGTACTGCGTGCAGATCACCGGCACGGTCGGGCTGCGCCCGGCGGGGAACCAGAACCCCAACCTGCCCACGGGCGAGATCGAGGTCACCGCCGCCGAGCTCGAGGTGCTCAGCGAGTCCGCGCCGCTGCCCTTCCAGATCGACGAGCGCGTCGAGGTCGGCGAGGAGGCCCGCCTCAAGCACCGCTACCTGGACCTGCGCCGGCCCGGCCCGGCCGCTGCGATCCGGCTGCGCAGCGAGGTCAACAAGGCCGCCCGCGCCGTCCTGGACGCCCGCGACTTCGTCGAGATCGAGACCCCGACCCTCACCCGGTCCACCCCCGAGGGGGCCCGCGACTTCCTGGTCCCGGCCCGCCTGCAGCCCGGCAGCTGGTACGCCCTGCCGCAGAGCCCGCAGCTGTTCAAGCAGCTGCTCATGGTGGCCGGCATGGAGCGGTACTACCAGATCGCCCGCTGCTACCGGGACGAGGACTTTCGCGCCGACCGCCAGCCCGAGTTCACCCAGCTCGACATCGAGATGAGCTTCGTCGAGCAGGACGACGTCCTCGAGCTCGGCGAGGCCGTCGCCACGTCGCTGTGGTCCCTGATCGGCTACGACCTGCCCACCCCGCTGCCGCGGCTCACCTACGCGGACTCCATGCGCCGCTACGGCACCGACAAGCCCGACCTGCGGTTCGCCAACGAGCTCGTCGAGTGCACCGAGTACTTCGCCAGCACCCCGTTCCGGGTGTTCCAGGCTGAGTACGTCGGCGCCGTCGTGATGCCCGGCGGTGCCAGCCAGCCGCGCAAGCAGCTCGACGCCTGGCAGGACTGGGCCAAGCAGCGCGGCGCCCGCGGCCTCGCGTACGTGCTCGTCGGCGAGGACGGCGAGCTCGGCGGTCCGGTCGCCAAGAACCTCTCGGACGACGAGCGCGCCGGCCTGGCCGCGCACGTCGGCGCCCAGCCGGGGGACTGCGTGTTCTTCGCCGCCGGTGCCACCAAGTCCTCCCGGGCTCTGCTGGGCGCAGCCCGGCTCGAGATCGGCAAGCGCTGCGAGCTGATCGACGAGTCCGCCTGGGCGTTCGCCTGGGTGCTCGACGCCCCGCTCTTCGAGCCGGCCTCCGACGCCGTCGCCAGCGGTGACGTCGCGGTCGGCTCCGGCGCCTGGACAGCCGTGCACCACGCCTTCACCTCGCCGAAGGCGGAGTTCGCCGACACCTTCGACACCGACCCCGGCCCGGCGCTCGCCTACGCCTACGACATGGTCTGCAACGGCAACGAGATCGGCGGCGGGTCGATCCGTATCCACCGCCGCGACGTGCAGGAGCGGGTCTTCAAGGTCATGGGCCTGACGGAGGAGGAGGCGCAGGAGAAGTTCGGCTTCCTGCTGGACGCCTTCGCGTTCGGCGCGCCCCCGCACGGCGGCATCGCGTTCGGCTGGGACCGCATCTGCGCCCTGCTGTCCCGCACGGACTCCATCCGCGACGTGATCGCGTTCCCCAAGTCCGGCGCCGGCTTCGACCCGCTGACCAGCGCCCCCGCGCCGATCACCGCGCAGCAGCGCAAGGAGGCCGGAGTGGACGCCAAGCCCAAGGCGCCGGCGGTCGACAACGCGGACCTCGCGGAGGTCCCCACCGCGCACTGACGCCATCCCCTCCGTGATCATGCACGTTCGCCCAGCCTGCGGGGGCGAACGTGCATGATCACGAGGGGGGCGGGGGTGGGGCGGCGAGCCCCCGGCTGGACCAGCGGTGGTCCCCACCGAAACCCAGCCGGCGGTACAGGCGCCGCGCCACGGTGTTGTCCGAGTACATGCCCAGGGTGACCACCTCGTGGCCGCGCTCGAACGCCCAGCGGGTGGCCGCCGCCGTCACGGCCGCCCCGAGCCCGCGACCCCGGTACGCCGGGTCCGTCGCGATGGACGCCAGCCCGGGCACGCCGGGCGGGTCCTCCTCGACGGCCGCGCACGCGACCAGGCGCGCGCCGTCCCGCACGCCCAACCAGGCGACCACACCGGGGTCCGCCACCGTCGCGCTGTGCCGCGGGCTGGACCGGGCGAGCAGGTCCGTCACGTCGGGCAACCGCCCGGCGCCCACCGGCTCCACCAGGACGTCGGGCGCCGGCGGCGCGGTCGCCGTCAGCATCCACTCCCAGTCGTCCCCGATGCCCGGCACGATGCGGGCCGCGAGCGCGTCGTCCAGCCGGGGGAGCGTGCCGAACGGCACCGTGATGCGGCGGACGTCCCCGGCCAGCGCGAGCAGCTCGGGCAGCCGGGCGGCCGCCACGTCAGGCGTGGCGACCACGGTGAGGTTGTCCCGCCAGTGCGGGGTGCGCCGGACCCAGGCCACCCCGGGCCCGAGACCCCACGCGCGCACCGGACGTCGGCGGTCCACCATCCAGCGGACGAACGGGTCGCCGGCGCTCGCGGCCACCAGCTCGTCGTAGGACGTGAGCGCCTCGAGCGTCATCAGTGCGTACCGATCCCGATCCGGTCGTGCAGCCGGCGCAACGGGCCGGGTGCCCACCAGTTCCACTCGCCGAGCAGCGTCATGGTGGCGGGCACCAGCAGCATCCGGACCAGCGTGGCGTCGATCGCCACCGCGACCATCAGCGCCACCCCGGTCTGCTTCACCACGAGCACCTGGGCGGCCAGCAGGCCGGCGAACACGATGATGACGAGCAGCGCCGCCGACGTGATGATCCGCCCCGAGCGCTGCAGCCCGATCGCCACGGACTCGTCGTTGGACAGGCCCAGGTCGTGCTGCTCCTTGATCCGGGAGAGCAGGAACACCTCGTAGTCCATGGCGAGCCCGAAGCCGAACGCCAGCACCAGCGGCGGGATCGTCGTCTCGATCCCGCCGGTGGACGTGAACGAGAGCAGCCCCTCCAGGTGCCCGCGCTCGAACACCCAGGTCACCACGCCGAGCGAGGCGCCGAGCGAGATCACGTTCATCACCAGCGCCTTGACCGGCACCAGCACGGATCCGGTCATCAGGAAGAGCAGCACGAACGTCGCCAGCACCACCAGCGCGATCGACCACGGGGCGGTGCGCAGGATCGAGGCGCTGAAGTCGACCTGACCGGCGGCCTGGCCCGTCACCCAGATCGGGAAGTCCGGCCGGTCCGCGCGCAGCCGCTGCACCACGTCGCCGGCGGTCTGGCCGCCGGGGTCGTGCCCGTCCACCCGCACCCCCAGGGTGACGACGGCACCCTCCTGCTGCGGCGGGTCGACGGCCTGCACCCCGTCCACCGTGGCGACGTCCGTCGCCCAGGCCCGGACGTCGGCGATCGGCGCCCGCGCGACGACGGTGAGGTCGGGCCCGGCCAGGGCCGGGTAGCGCTCGGCGATCCGGTCGAACCCGTCGCGCTGGGACGAGCCGACGGGCATCAGCTCGGTGCCGGACGAGCGCAGGTGCAGCCCGAAGGCCGGGACGGCGAGCAGCACGAGCAGGGCGGTCACCCCGAGCGCGATGGGCCAGGGGTGCCGCTGCACCCGGCGGGCCAGCCGGGAGAACACGCCCTCGGCGGGGGCGACGTCCCCGAACCGTGCCAGCAGGCCGCGCAGCAACGGCACGCGGCTGAGCAGTCCGGGGCGCACCAGCCGCGGCCCGGCCAGCGACAGCAGGGCGGGCACGAAGGTCAGCGCCACCAGCAGCGCCACCACCACGACACTGACCCCGGCCGCGCCGAGCGCTCGCAGGATCTGCGCCTGGAAGAGCATCAGGCCGGACAGGCTGATGGCCACGATGAGCCCGGAGAACAGCACCGTGCGACCGGCGACGGCCACGGTGCGCCCGACGGCGGCTATGACCTGCTCGCGGTCCGGTTCGCCGTGCGGCCAGGGCACGGCGCGCAGCTCCTCGCGGAACCGGCTGACGACGAGCAACCCGTAGTCGATGCACAGGCCCAGGCCGAGGATCGTCACGACGTTGACGACGGTGGCGTCCAGGTCGATCACGCCGGAGAACACCCACAGCGAGGCCAGTCCACCCGCGATCGAGGCGATCGCCCCGGCCAGCGGGATCCCGGCGGCCAGGAAGCCGCCGAAGACCAGCACCATGACCAGCAGGCTCACGGGCAGCGCGATCCCCTCACCTCGGCGCAGGTCCAGCTCGACCTGGTGGGTGATCTCGTCGACCAGCTGGGGCAGGCTCGTCGTGCGCGCCTGGACGCCGGGCAGCTGACCGGCCGCCTCGTCGACCGCAGCCTCGATGGCGTCCGTGTGCTCGGTGGACACGTCCCGGGGCAGGTCGGCCGCCAGCCGCGCGGTGACCGCGATCCCCTGCCCGTCCGCGGCGAGCAGGGTCCGGCCGGCGGCACCGCTCAGCCCGCCCGGCACGTCGTACGGCGAGGTGACCTTCGAGACGTCGGGGATCTCGCCGAGGGTCCGGGTGAGGTCCTGGACCGTGCTGCGCGCCTGCGCGGACGACGGGTCGACGCCGTCCAGCGTGATGACCACGGCCGGGCCGTCGGCGTGCTGGTCGGCGAGCAGGTCGCGGCCGACCCGGGACTCGCCGGGCACCACGGGCTCGCCGCTGGTCAGCCGGTTGAACAGCGACGCGCTGCCGAAGACACCGAGCGCCAGGCCGAAGGCGACGACCACGGCCGCCAGCCAGCCCAGCGCCACCAGCCTCGCGTGACGGGCCTCGAAGCGGCCGAGTCGTTCGAGGAAGGTCACGCGGCCCAGGATCCCAGGCCATCCGCGGCGTCCCGACGTCAGGTCTGGTCGGCCTGCAGAACGTCCGTCAGGGTGGGCTCGACGAGCGGCAGCCGGACCTCGAACCGGGTGTCGCCCGGCTTCGAGACGACCTGGATGTCGCCGCCGTGCTTGCCGGTGACGACCCGGTAGGAGATGTCCAGGCCGAGGCCCGTGCCGGCGCCGACCGGCTTGGTGGTGAAGAACGGCTCGAAGATGCGGCTGCGCAGCTCCGGCGGCACCCCCGGACCGTCGTCCCCGACGCTCACCAGCACGTGGTCGTCCTGGACCTCGGTGTGCAGCCGGATCGTGCCGCCCGGCCCGGTGGCCTGGGCTGCGTTGTCGATGAGGTTGGTCCAGACCTGGTTGAGCTCGGCTGGGTATCCCGGCACCAGCGGCAGGTCGTCGCAGTAGTCCTTCACCACGGTGACCCCCTTCAGCTTGGCGCTCAGCATCACCAGGGTCGAGTCCAGCCCCTCGTGCAGGTCGGTCTGCTGGAACGGCGCCCGGTCGAGCTGGGAGTAGTTCTTGGCCGCCCCGACGAGCTGGCTGATCCGGTTCACCGAGTCGGTGATCTCGCGCATCAGGGAGTCGGTCTCCAGCGAGTAGGCCACCCACGCGAAGCCCGTCTGCCGGTCGTCCGCGTGCAACGTCCGGTAGACCTTCTCGGCCCAGGACACGTCGAGCCCGGCCGTGACGTAGATCCCGGCCAGGTCGAAGCCTCGCTGGATCTCGTGCTCCTCGAGCCAGTCGCCCAGCTCGTCCTCGGCGTCGCTGCGCTCCATGGCACTGCGCCGGGGTGCCGTCTCGGACAGGGCCAGCGCCTCGTTCTGCAGGTTCACCAGCTCGTGCAGGACGTCGGCCGGGATGTGCCCGTCGGCCAGGTAGTCCAGCTTGCTGCGCATGTGCTCGACTCGCGTGCGGAGCTGGTCGACCGCGCGCTCGGCCGCGGACGCCGGGTTGTTCAGCTCGTGGGTCAGGCCGGCCGACAGCGCACCGAGCGCCTGCAGCCGCTGCTGGTCGCCGACCCGCTCCTGGGTGCGGCGCATGCCGGCCGCGATGCCGTCCAGCAGGTGCACGGCGATCGGGAAGTGCTCGTGCATGAACGCGGCGAACTCCTCGGCCGGCACCGCCAGGAACGTGGCGTCGGTGCCGGCGCGCACGCTGGCGACGTACGTCGAGGGCCGGTCGGCCTGCTTGATCCACGAGGCGGTCGCACCGCCGTAGGCGCCGCGGAAGTCGGTGCGGGTGACCTCGACCTCGACCGCGCCGACCTGCCGGGTCATCACCATCGTGCCGGTCAACAGCTGGTAGAAGCACTCGGCCGGCTCACCTTCGTGGGTCAGGTACTCGCCGGCCCGGATGCTGGTGCGCCGTCCGTTCTCCACGAACCACGCGAGCTGCTCGTCCGTCAGGCTCTCCAGCAGGAAGAGCGTGCGCAGCTCCTCGGCGGAGACCCGGTCGTCGGGGGTGGTGGCGCTGGTGGCGTCGGTGGTGGTCATCTCACAACCTCTCCAGGTACTGGTGCACGAGCGTCACGGCGAGTGCACCCTCGCCCACGGCCGAGGCGACCCGCTTGACCGAGGTCGAGCGGACGTCGCCGGCCGCGAAGATCCCCGGGACCGACGTCTCCAGCGGCCAGGGGTCGCGCTTGGGCTCCCAGCCGTCCGGCCGTCGGCCCTCGTGCATCAGGTCGGCACCGGCCAGCACGAAGCCGCGCTCGTCCCGGCTCAGCACGCCGTCCATCCACTCGGTCAGCGGCTGCGCTCCGATGAACACGAACAGGTGCGAGGCCGGGGACTCGGTCAGCTCGCCCGAGTCCAGGTTGCGCAAGGTCACCCGCTCCAGGTGGCCGTCGCCGCCCGCGCCGCTGACCGCCGTCCGGGTGCGCACCTCGATGGTGTCGATCCCGGCGATCTGCTCGATCAGGTAGTGCGACATCGACGAGACCAGGGACTCGGCGCGCACGACCAGCACGACGCGGGCCGCGAAGCGCGAAAGGTAGACGGCGGCCTGGCCGGCGGAGTTGGCGCCGCCGACGACGTAGACGACCTCGCCGCTGCAGTCCGCGGCCTCGGTGAGCGCCGCGCCGTAGTACACGCCGTTGCCGACGAACTGCTCGACGCCGTCCGCGCCCAGCAGCCGGTACTGCACGCCGGTGGCCAGCACCAGGCAGTGCGCCTGCAGGCACGACCCGTCGGCGAACCGCACGCCGCGCCGGGCGCCCACCACCTCGAGGCCGACGACCTCGCGGGTCGTCACGATTTCGGCGCCGAACCGCACGGCCTGACGTCGGGCCCGGTCGGTGAGCGCGGCCCCGGACACGCCGTCCGGGAAGCCCAGGTAGTTCTCGATCCGCGAGCTCTGGCCGGCCTGACCGCCGGTGGCCTGCCGCTCGACGATGACCGTGCGCAGCCCCTCGGAGGCGGCGTAGACCGCCGCGCCCAGACCGGCGGGCCCACCGCCGACGATGACCACGTCGTAGAAGTCGGTCGCCGGGTTCGTCGGCAGGCCGACCCGGTCGGCCAGCTCGGTGACGGACGGCGAGACCATCGGCTCCCCACCCGGCGTCAGGACCACCGGGACGTCGGTCGCCGCCGCGCCGCAGGCCTCGAGCAGCCGCGCACCATCCGGGTCGTCCGCGCCGATCCACTGGTACGGCACGCCGTTGCGGGCCAGGAACTCGCGCACCTCGTGCGAGCGGGCGGACCACCGGTGCCCGATGACCCGGATGATGTCCACCGGTGCGTCACCGGAGGCGCGCCAGGTGGCGAGCAGCTCCTCCACCACCGGGTAGAGCAGCTCCTCGGGCGGGCTCCACGGCTTGAGCAGGTAGTGGTCGAGATCGACCGTGTTGATCGCGGTGATGGCGGCGTCGGTGTCCGCGTACGCGGTGAGCAGGACGCGGCGGGCGCGCGGGAACAGGTCCATGGCCTGCTCGAGGAACTCCACGCCGCTCATCCCCGGCATCCGCTGGTCCGCGAGCAGGACGGCCACGCTCTCGCCGCGGGAGGCCAGCTCCCGCAACGCCTCCAGCGCCTCCGACCCGGACTCGGCGCGCACCACCCGGTAGTCCTCGCCGTACTGCCGGCGCAGGTCGCGGGCGATCGCCCGGGAGACCCCGGGGTCGTCGTCCACGGTGAGGAGGACGGGTCGGCGGGGTGCGTCGGACGGCGCGCTCGTCATGTGCGTACTCAACCACCCGGGACCGTCGATCCATACCCCGTTCCCCCGCGCACCCCCGCCCGACCCCGCGGTGATCATGCACGTTCACCCCGGCGTCCCGAGGGTGAACGTGCATGATCACCGCGGGGTGGGGGGAGTGGGCGGGAGTCGAGGTCGGCGCTCGCGGGTAGGTTCGGCGGCGTGGACGACCTGTTCAGCGTGGACGACGCTCCCGACCGCCCGTCGGCTCCGCTGGCGGTGCGGATGCGGCCACGCACCCTGGACGACGTCGTCGGGCAGGGGCACCTGCTCGAGCCGGGCTCCCCGCTGCGCCGGCTGGTGGACCCGACGGCGGGGCCGGCGGGTCCGGCGTCCGTGGTTCTGTGGGGTCCACCGGGCACCGGCAAGACGACGCTGGCGCACGTGGTCGCGGGTGGCACGGGCGGGGCGTTCGTCGAGCTCTCGGCCATCACCGCCGGGGTCAAGGACGTGCGGGCGGTGATGGACCGGGCCCGTGACGAGCTCGCGCTGCACCGGCGCGGCACGGTCCTGTTCCTGGACGAGATCCACCGCTTCACGAAGGCCCAGCAGGACGCCCTGCTGCCCGGTGTCGAGAACCGCTGGGTGGTGCTGGTCGCGGCGACCACCGAGAACCCGTCCTTCTCGGTGGTCGCGCCGCTGCTGTCCCGATCGCTGGTGCTGACGCTGCGGCCGCTGGACGACGAGGCGGTGCGGGTGCTCATCGAGCGGGCCGTGCTGGAGCCCCGCGGCCTGGCCGGGCAGGTCGAGCTGCAGCCGGACGCCCTGGAGCACCTGGTGCGGCTCGCCTCCGGCGACGCCCGCCGGGCGCTCACCGCACTGGAGGCGGCGGCCGGCGCCACGCTGTCCGCGGGGGAGCGCGAGGTCACCACCGAGCACGCCGAGCGCGCCATCGACGCGGCCGTGCTGCGCTACGACCGCGAGGGCGACCAGCACTACGACGTGGCCAGCGCCTTCATCAAGTCGATGCGCGGCTCGGACGTCGACGCGTCGCTGCACTACCTGGCCAGGATGCTGGAGGCGGGGGAGGACGCCCGGTTCATCGCCCGGCGGATCGTCATCGCGGCGTCCGAGGACGTCGGGATGGCCGATCCCACGGCGCTGCAGACCGCGGTCGCCGCAGCCCAGGCCGTCCAGCTGATCGGCATGCCCGAGGCGCGGATCGTGCTGGCCCAGGCGGTCGTGCACCTGGCGACGGCACCCAAGTCCAACGCGTCCTACCTCGGCATCGACGCCGCGATCGCCGACGTCCGGGCGGGCCGGGCCGGCACCGTGCCGGCGCACCTGCGCGACGCGCACTACCCCGGCGCCGCCAAGCTGGGCCACGGCCAGGGGTACCGGTACGCGCACGACGAGCCGCACGGGGTGGCCGAGCAGCAGTACCTGCCGGACTCGCTGGTCGGCCGGGAGTACTACACCCCGACCGACCGCGGGGCCGAGCGCGAGATCACCTCACGGCTCAATCGGCTGCGGCGCATCCTGCGCGGTCGCTGAGCCACGGCACGACGTGCGGCAGCCGGCCTGCGAGACGATCTCGGTGCTGATGGCCGCCCAGGCGTCCTCGTCGGCGTCGATCGGCCGGCCGAACGGCAGCCGCAGCAGGTGCCGGCGCTCCTGGTTGTCCCGGCACTGCACGGTGAGGCCGTACCGGTCGACGCCGACCGGCCGAGCCTCCACGGTCCGCTCGAGCGGCACCCCGCGGCCGTCCGGCAGCGGCAGCCGACCCAGCCCGTGCACCAGCTCGAGCAGCCGGGGCGAGAGCAGCGCACGGACCCGGTCGAGCAGATCGGCCTCGTCCAGCCAGAGCGGGTCGGGCTCCGCCGCCCGGACGTCGTCGCCTTCGATCGTCACGCACCCACCGACCCAGTGCAGCTCGCCCTCGGCGACCTCGACCAGCAGCAGGTCGTAACCGTCCACCCCGTCCAACGGCCAGGCCCGGCGCAGCGCCTCGAGCGCCCCGGCCCCGTCCGCGGGACCCGCC
This DNA window, taken from Angustibacter luteus, encodes the following:
- a CDS encoding replication-associated recombination protein A; protein product: MDDLFSVDDAPDRPSAPLAVRMRPRTLDDVVGQGHLLEPGSPLRRLVDPTAGPAGPASVVLWGPPGTGKTTLAHVVAGGTGGAFVELSAITAGVKDVRAVMDRARDELALHRRGTVLFLDEIHRFTKAQQDALLPGVENRWVVLVAATTENPSFSVVAPLLSRSLVLTLRPLDDEAVRVLIERAVLEPRGLAGQVELQPDALEHLVRLASGDARRALTALEAAAGATLSAGEREVTTEHAERAIDAAVLRYDREGDQHYDVASAFIKSMRGSDVDASLHYLARMLEAGEDARFIARRIVIAASEDVGMADPTALQTAVAAAQAVQLIGMPEARIVLAQAVVHLATAPKSNASYLGIDAAIADVRAGRAGTVPAHLRDAHYPGAAKLGHGQGYRYAHDEPHGVAEQQYLPDSLVGREYYTPTDRGAEREITSRLNRLRRILRGR